The following coding sequences lie in one Phyllopteryx taeniolatus isolate TA_2022b chromosome 4, UOR_Ptae_1.2, whole genome shotgun sequence genomic window:
- the LOC133477255 gene encoding suppressor of cytokine signaling 1-like — protein MVQYEVFQWRFPNNRMVREKPNRTVRKKKDVKQQKLSQAPDEPATPQQVQNPEQKNKDTTERPQDALHGSHLHSLHLSDEQLETWCKNGPEAANLPTHLRPFSSPEEYKLVKRTHQQLQHSSYYWGAMTMEEAHKILALAPPGSFLIRDSGQPDVFFTLSYHSDDGPTSIRVVLRKLLFGLCGSQKTFTSLFDLLAHYSSPSCKLTTPYRRQQPEHLKQICRRALVHTYGVENIRNLTGLSCEVKDYVYAYPHSI, from the exons ATGGTCCAATATGAGGTTTTCCAGTGGAGGTTTCCCAATAATAGGATGGTTAGAGAGAAGCCTAACAGAACagtaagaaagaaaaaggatgtAAAACAACAGAAGCTAAGTCAAGCTCCTGACGAGCCTGCCACACCTCAACAAGTTCAGAATCCAGAACAAAAGAACAAGGACACCACGGAGAGGCCGCAGGACGCGCTGCACGGGAGCCACCTGCACAGTCTACACCTCTCAGACGAACAACTTGAAACCTGGTGTAAG AATGGACCGGAAGCTGCCAACTTGCCCACTCACCTGCGTCCATTCAGCAGCCCGGAAGAGTACAAACTTGTGAAGCGCACTCACCAGCAGCTCCAGCACAGCTCCTACTACTGGGGAGCGATGACCATGGAGGAGGCGCACAAAATCCTCGCACTGGCGCCACCAGGCTCCTTCCTCATCAG AGACAGCGGGCAGCCGGACGTGTTCTTCACACTGAGCTACCACAGCGACGACGGGCCAACGAGCATCCGCGTGGTGCTCCGAAAGCTGCTCTTCGGTCTCTGCGGGAGCCAAAAGACTTTCACCTCCCTCTTCGACCTGCTGGCTCACTACAGCAGCCCGTCGTGCAAACTGACCACGCCGTATCGCAGGCAGCAGCCCGAGCACCTCAAGCAGATCTGCAGGAGGGCTCTGGTGCACACGTATGGAGTGGAGAACATAAGAAACTTAACTGGGCTCAGTTGTGAAGTGAAAGACTATGTTTATGCCTATCCTCACTCCATATAG
- the LOC133477360 gene encoding ATP synthase membrane subunit K, mitochondrial-like isoform X1, translated as MASTLPPYLWQLAFTGEFSVYDGTDGRGFKRQLFAIEAPASVELTGLRKYFNSYTLQGRRNCVLATYGIMLVTATAYFMHRQNKKEAPKDCTA; from the exons ATGGCTTCCACTCTTCCACCCTACTTGTGGCAACTCGCTTTTACGGGGGAGTTCTCAGTTTACGACGGTACAGACGGACGAGGTTTCAAG AGGCAGCTGTTTGCCATCGAGGCGCCAGCGTCGGTGGAGCTGACCGGTTTGAGAAAGTACTTTAACAGCTACACACTGCAGGGGCGCAGAAAT TGCGTCTTGGCTACTTACGGCATCATGCTGGTAACAGCGACGGCCTATTTCAtgcacagacaaaacaaaaaagaagctccGAAGGACTGCACTGcctga
- the LOC133477360 gene encoding ATP synthase membrane subunit K, mitochondrial-like isoform X2, protein MPTSPVKTRIPLTSFGHLITEVKRQLFAIEAPASVELTGLRKYFNSYTLQGRRNCVLATYGIMLVTATAYFMHRQNKKEAPKDCTA, encoded by the exons ATGCCGACGTCTCCTGTTAAAACGCGAATCCCGCTCACTAGTTTCGGCCACTTGATAACAGAGGTGAAG AGGCAGCTGTTTGCCATCGAGGCGCCAGCGTCGGTGGAGCTGACCGGTTTGAGAAAGTACTTTAACAGCTACACACTGCAGGGGCGCAGAAAT TGCGTCTTGGCTACTTACGGCATCATGCTGGTAACAGCGACGGCCTATTTCAtgcacagacaaaacaaaaaagaagctccGAAGGACTGCACTGcctga